The following proteins come from a genomic window of Nostoc sp. ATCC 53789:
- the shc gene encoding squalene--hopene cyclase yields the protein MQTQDRVKVNQIAEAIAASQQYLLSIQNPAGYWWAELESNVTITAETVLLHKIWGTDETRPLHKVEAYLRQEQRQHGGWELYYGDGGELSTSVEAYMALRLLGVPASDPAMIRAKAFILQRGGISKTRIFTKLHLALIGCYNWRGIPSLPPWIMLLPKAFPVNIYEMSSWARSSTVPLLIVCDRKPVFITDPTINLDELYAEGVDQVRWELPQSGDWTDLFLTLDQGFKWAESLNLVPFREEGIKAAEKWILERQEATGDWGGIIPAMLNSMLALRCLDYDRSDPIVERGLQAIDNFAIETENSYRVQPCVSPVWDTAWAIRALVESGFAPDHPAVVKAGEWLLQKQILDYGDWAVKNRQGKPGAWAFEFDNRFYPDVDDSAVVVMALHLAKLPNEKIKQAAIARAVNWIASMQCKPGGWAAFDLDNDQDWLNSIPYGDLKAMIDPNTADVTARVVEMLGACDLSIDSDNLERSLTYLLREQETEGCWFGRWGVNYIYGTSGVLSALALIDPQRHKLSIERGAAWLVGCQNPDGGWGETCRSYDEPSLKGKGNSTASQTAWALIGLLAAGEATGKLALEAIEQGIGYLVATQKSDGTWFEADFTGTGFPCHFYLKYHLYQQYFPLIALGRYQAVMGSMNLSLS from the coding sequence ATGCAAACACAAGACAGGGTAAAAGTCAATCAAATTGCAGAAGCGATCGCAGCCAGTCAACAATATTTACTTTCGATTCAAAATCCAGCAGGCTACTGGTGGGCAGAGTTAGAATCTAATGTCACCATTACTGCTGAAACCGTCCTTTTGCATAAGATTTGGGGAACAGACGAAACTAGACCTTTGCACAAAGTTGAAGCATATCTGCGTCAAGAGCAACGACAGCATGGCGGTTGGGAACTTTATTACGGTGATGGCGGAGAACTTAGCACTTCAGTGGAAGCTTACATGGCGCTAAGACTGCTAGGTGTACCAGCAAGCGATCCGGCGATGATTCGGGCAAAAGCTTTTATTCTCCAACGGGGTGGTATCAGCAAAACTCGGATTTTTACCAAGTTGCACTTAGCCTTGATTGGCTGCTACAACTGGCGCGGTATCCCCTCGCTACCACCTTGGATAATGCTGTTGCCAAAAGCTTTCCCTGTCAATATCTACGAAATGTCTAGCTGGGCACGTTCCAGTACAGTACCATTGCTGATTGTATGCGATCGCAAACCTGTTTTTATCACTGACCCAACTATCAACCTAGATGAGCTATACGCTGAAGGTGTTGATCAAGTCCGGTGGGAATTGCCCCAAAGTGGCGATTGGACAGATTTATTCCTCACCCTCGATCAAGGATTCAAGTGGGCAGAAAGCCTGAATTTAGTCCCCTTCCGTGAAGAAGGCATCAAAGCAGCCGAAAAATGGATTTTAGAACGGCAAGAAGCTACAGGCGACTGGGGCGGCATTATTCCGGCGATGTTGAATTCAATGCTAGCTTTGCGGTGTCTGGACTATGACCGCAGTGATCCGATTGTAGAACGAGGTTTGCAAGCAATTGATAACTTTGCCATTGAAACAGAAAATAGTTATAGAGTCCAGCCCTGTGTTTCACCGGTTTGGGATACAGCTTGGGCGATACGTGCCTTAGTAGAATCCGGCTTTGCACCAGATCATCCCGCCGTGGTAAAGGCTGGCGAATGGTTGTTGCAAAAACAAATTTTAGATTATGGAGATTGGGCTGTAAAAAATCGCCAAGGAAAACCAGGGGCTTGGGCTTTTGAGTTTGATAATCGGTTTTATCCCGATGTAGACGACTCGGCGGTGGTGGTGATGGCTTTACATTTGGCGAAACTCCCCAATGAAAAAATTAAGCAGGCTGCGATCGCACGGGCGGTAAACTGGATTGCATCTATGCAATGTAAACCAGGCGGGTGGGCTGCTTTTGATTTGGACAACGATCAAGATTGGCTTAACTCCATCCCTTATGGCGACTTGAAAGCGATGATCGATCCAAACACCGCAGATGTTACGGCTAGAGTCGTAGAAATGCTTGGTGCTTGTGATTTGTCAATTGATAGTGATAATTTGGAGCGATCGCTAACTTATCTTCTGCGCGAACAAGAAACCGAAGGCTGTTGGTTTGGTCGTTGGGGTGTAAATTATATTTACGGCACCAGTGGCGTTTTGTCAGCCTTGGCGTTAATTGATCCTCAAAGGCATAAACTCAGTATAGAACGGGGAGCAGCTTGGTTAGTGGGATGCCAAAACCCAGATGGAGGTTGGGGTGAAACTTGCCGCAGCTATGATGAACCCAGTCTCAAAGGAAAAGGAAATAGTACTGCATCTCAAACTGCTTGGGCTTTAATTGGCCTCTTGGCAGCAGGTGAAGCAACTGGTAAATTAGCTCTTGAAGCTATTGAGCAAGGAATTGGCTATTTAGTTGCAACTCAAAAATCTGATGGTACTTGGTTTGAGGCAGACTTTACAGGAACTGGATTCCCTTGCCATTTCTATCTCAAATATCATCTGTATCAACAATACTTTCCTTTAATCGCGCTAGGTCGCTATCAAGCAGTGATGGGTTCGATGAATCTCTCCCTGTCTTGA
- a CDS encoding orange carotenoid protein N-terminal domain-containing protein has product MTSTNVNFLEQSVSKFQRLDADDRLTVLALLYTEISDEIPSLCLNNVPNENTANLVAQIQKLPQAEQLFALRQLLNKDEVEETAILTEEYASMNADDKLGFWYQLAQNLGTSIIGVPDDYIASEKATEVVDLLHTPNIEDLVTFFKRVL; this is encoded by the coding sequence ATGACTTCTACAAACGTCAACTTTTTAGAACAAAGTGTATCAAAATTTCAGCGTTTGGATGCAGACGATCGCTTGACTGTCTTAGCCTTACTTTATACTGAAATTTCTGATGAAATTCCATCGCTCTGTCTCAATAATGTACCAAATGAAAACACTGCGAATTTAGTTGCACAAATTCAAAAGCTGCCACAGGCGGAACAGTTGTTTGCTTTGCGTCAGTTGCTAAACAAAGATGAAGTAGAAGAAACAGCAATTCTTACTGAAGAGTACGCTTCAATGAATGCTGATGATAAATTGGGTTTTTGGTATCAATTAGCCCAAAACTTGGGAACTTCAATCATCGGTGTCCCAGATGACTATATAGCTTCTGAAAAAGCTACAGAAGTAGTAGATTTACTTCACACACCAAACATTGAGGATTTAGTGACTTTCTTCAAGCGGGTACTATAG
- the trxA gene encoding thioredoxin yields the protein MSSITNVTEATFKQEVLESEIPVLVDFWAPWCGPCRMVGPVVDEVAAEYEGQVKFVKLNTDQNPTVASHYGIRSIPTLMVFKGGRQVDTVVGAVPKTTLNKTLAQHL from the coding sequence ATGTCATCCATTACAAATGTCACAGAAGCCACATTCAAGCAAGAAGTCTTGGAAAGTGAGATTCCGGTCTTAGTAGACTTTTGGGCCCCGTGGTGCGGCCCTTGCCGGATGGTAGGCCCAGTAGTCGATGAAGTTGCTGCGGAATACGAAGGACAGGTGAAATTTGTGAAGCTGAACACAGATCAGAATCCTACTGTCGCCAGCCATTATGGAATTCGCAGCATTCCGACGCTGATGGTTTTTAAGGGAGGTCGGCAGGTCGATACTGTCGTAGGGGCAGTTCCAAAAACCACCTTGAATAAGACCTTAGCACAGCATCTTTAA
- a CDS encoding DUF2267 domain-containing protein, with protein sequence MEYNEFITHVQSLAQSDSREEAERATRATLETLKERIASDEAEELATNLPQQLGNYLRVREGDSSQSFNLQEFITRASQKENIEPTTAAIHVRAVFAVLQNAISPEKFAALHAYFSHDYEELFGISSTDEVTA encoded by the coding sequence GTGGAATACAACGAGTTCATTACACATGTACAAAGCCTTGCTCAATCAGATTCTCGTGAAGAAGCAGAACGTGCCACCCGTGCCACACTAGAAACTCTAAAAGAACGCATAGCAAGTGATGAAGCAGAAGAACTAGCTACAAATTTGCCTCAACAGCTAGGCAATTATTTGCGAGTTAGAGAAGGAGATAGTAGTCAATCCTTTAACTTGCAGGAATTTATCACTCGTGCAAGCCAAAAAGAAAACATTGAACCAACGACTGCTGCAATTCATGTTCGGGCTGTATTTGCTGTATTGCAAAATGCTATTAGCCCCGAAAAATTTGCTGCACTTCACGCCTATTTCTCTCACGATTATGAAGAGCTATTTGGTATTTCATCAACAGATGAAGTAACTGCATAA
- a CDS encoding orange carotenoid protein N-terminal domain-containing protein, with protein MTYTQTSDPTIREHVQAWQKLDVDQQLALFWFIYKEMGGSITPAAPGASTVSPEIAEGLFNQVKELSHEQQLQVQRDLINKVDTQISREYGSLGDTTKLLFWYRLSQGMDNGTIIPVPSDYQLPSESKALFGRIQGLGFEQQITLFRDYVSPMGAEAKAGAEI; from the coding sequence ATGACATACACACAAACTAGCGATCCAACTATTCGGGAACATGTTCAGGCTTGGCAAAAGTTGGATGTGGATCAACAACTGGCTTTGTTTTGGTTCATTTACAAAGAAATGGGTGGCTCAATTACACCAGCTGCTCCTGGGGCCAGTACTGTTTCTCCAGAAATCGCGGAAGGTTTGTTTAATCAAGTTAAGGAATTATCTCACGAACAACAATTACAAGTTCAGCGTGACTTGATTAATAAAGTAGATACCCAAATTTCTCGTGAATATGGTTCTTTGGGTGATACCACTAAGTTACTTTTTTGGTATCGATTGTCTCAAGGTATGGACAATGGTACTATCATTCCTGTACCGTCTGATTATCAACTACCCTCAGAATCTAAAGCGTTGTTTGGTAGAATTCAAGGATTAGGCTTTGAGCAACAGATCACTCTTTTCCGTGATTATGTGTCGCCAATGGGTGCTGAAGCAAAAGCAGGTGCTGAAATTTAG
- a CDS encoding helix-turn-helix transcriptional regulator, whose translation MRFLYHPDRKNISLPGVLYALGDPVRLEIVRLLATEGEQCCAKFDFAIAKSTMSNHFKILRESGIVFTRKEGTHHINILRREDLEMLFPGLLDAVLKAAQPLPVSPASDKQTASRI comes from the coding sequence ATGAGATTTCTTTATCATCCAGATAGAAAAAATATTTCTTTACCGGGAGTACTGTATGCATTGGGCGATCCAGTGCGGCTAGAGATTGTGCGGCTGTTGGCGACAGAGGGGGAACAATGCTGTGCCAAGTTTGATTTTGCGATCGCAAAGTCTACAATGTCCAATCATTTTAAGATTTTGCGTGAGTCTGGGATAGTCTTTACACGTAAAGAAGGGACACATCACATCAACATACTGCGGCGTGAAGATTTAGAGATGCTATTTCCAGGGTTGCTGGATGCAGTATTGAAAGCGGCTCAACCATTGCCTGTTAGTCCTGCGAGTGATAAACAAACAGCTTCAAGGATTTAG
- a CDS encoding DJ-1/PfpI/YhbO family deglycase/protease: MTDHNNHSGKKKVAILIEQAVEDAEFTVPYNGLKQAGIEVVVLGSRMNEKYKGKRGKLSIQADGTTTEAIAAQYDAVIIPGGMAPDRMRRNTNTVSFVQEAIQQGKLVAAVCHGPQVLIEGDLLKGKQATGFIAIAKDMINAGAKYLDEPVVVDGNLITSREPGDLPIFTTAILSRLGYGGKDAALPNEKDTSAEWWKLADAWGGSTKGDITRGLNNALAGERYSLEAFEKYLEKESDREVNSVFQEIIANKQRHIQKLETYIHHLGEKPSLGANIANQYAKVKTAFTGSDDIYQLRSALGDVQTGIGDIGNLSAMFTDPVATAIFKEIYHDLLKYEQRLVELYRARIGSQIQAPKPTTGAAVSM, translated from the coding sequence ATGACTGACCATAACAATCATTCCGGGAAGAAAAAAGTTGCCATCCTTATTGAACAGGCAGTAGAGGATGCAGAATTTACAGTTCCTTATAATGGACTAAAACAAGCTGGAATAGAGGTAGTAGTCCTTGGTTCCAGAATGAATGAAAAATATAAGGGTAAACGCGGCAAACTTAGTATCCAAGCTGATGGTACTACAACAGAAGCGATCGCAGCCCAATACGACGCGGTGATAATTCCTGGTGGGATGGCTCCCGACAGAATGCGGCGCAACACCAACACAGTAAGCTTTGTCCAAGAAGCTATACAACAAGGAAAACTAGTCGCTGCGGTTTGTCATGGCCCACAAGTTTTAATTGAAGGCGACTTGCTCAAAGGTAAACAAGCCACTGGTTTTATCGCTATTGCCAAGGATATGATTAACGCTGGCGCAAAATATCTAGATGAGCCGGTGGTAGTTGACGGGAATTTGATTACATCTCGTGAACCTGGAGACTTGCCGATTTTTACCACAGCTATTTTGAGCCGTTTGGGTTATGGTGGCAAAGATGCTGCATTACCAAATGAGAAAGACACAAGTGCTGAATGGTGGAAGCTAGCTGATGCTTGGGGTGGCTCAACTAAAGGTGATATTACCAGAGGTTTAAATAATGCTCTCGCTGGTGAGCGTTATTCGCTAGAAGCATTTGAAAAATATTTAGAAAAAGAATCAGATAGGGAAGTCAATTCAGTATTTCAAGAAATAATTGCAAATAAACAGCGCCATATTCAAAAGTTAGAAACCTATATTCATCACTTGGGCGAAAAACCCTCTTTAGGAGCAAATATTGCTAATCAGTATGCCAAGGTAAAAACTGCCTTTACAGGAAGTGATGACATATATCAGTTACGTTCTGCTTTAGGTGATGTGCAAACTGGTATCGGCGATATTGGTAATTTGTCGGCGATGTTCACTGACCCAGTAGCAACTGCTATTTTCAAAGAAATTTATCACGATTTATTGAAATACGAACAGCGATTAGTAGAACTGTATCGGGCGCGGATAGGTAGTCAGATTCAGGCTCCTAAGCCGACTACAGGCGCGGCAGTGTCAATGTAA
- a CDS encoding SDR family NAD(P)-dependent oxidoreductase, whose amino-acid sequence MDLKLHGKSALVSGSTAGIGLATALGLAQEGASVIVNGRSEERVAQAIAKIQQSTPDAKVSGVVADTSTASGVEELFQKVPHVDILINNVGIYEPKTFFDITDEDWLNIFQVNVLSGVRLSRQYLQKQLEQNWGRIIFISSESAIQIPVEMIHYGTTKTAQLAIARGLAEMTVGTGVTVNSVLPGPTRSEGVEEFIINLAQERGISPTEVEAEFFQNVRPSSLIKRFATNEEVAAIVVYLSSPVASATNGAALRVDGGVIRSIV is encoded by the coding sequence ATGGACTTGAAATTGCATGGTAAATCCGCGCTAGTTAGTGGCTCAACCGCAGGTATTGGTTTGGCGACAGCCCTTGGGCTAGCTCAAGAAGGTGCATCAGTAATTGTCAACGGTCGATCTGAGGAAAGAGTAGCCCAAGCGATCGCTAAAATTCAACAAAGTACACCAGACGCGAAAGTTTCTGGTGTTGTTGCTGACACGAGTACTGCATCAGGGGTAGAGGAACTCTTTCAAAAAGTTCCTCACGTTGATATCCTCATTAACAATGTGGGTATTTATGAGCCAAAAACCTTCTTTGATATTACAGATGAAGACTGGTTAAACATATTTCAGGTTAACGTTCTCAGTGGAGTCCGTTTGAGTCGGCAATATCTGCAAAAGCAGCTAGAGCAAAACTGGGGGCGGATAATCTTTATCTCCAGCGAATCTGCGATTCAGATCCCAGTAGAAATGATTCACTATGGCACAACTAAGACAGCGCAGCTTGCTATTGCCAGAGGTCTAGCAGAAATGACTGTGGGGACTGGAGTTACAGTAAACTCTGTTCTACCAGGGCCCACCCGTTCCGAAGGAGTTGAAGAGTTTATTATCAACCTGGCGCAGGAACGTGGTATTAGTCCAACAGAAGTTGAGGCTGAATTTTTTCAAAATGTGCGTCCAAGTTCCCTAATCAAACGCTTTGCAACTAATGAAGAAGTAGCAGCGATCGTAGTTTACCTTTCTAGTCCCGTAGCTTCAGCAACTAATGGTGCAGCTTTGCGGGTAGATGGTGGTGTTATTCGGTCGATTGTTTAG
- a CDS encoding HNH endonuclease signature motif containing protein, with translation MTSNSISVELRRLVIQRASARCEYCRIHQNFSIYTHEVDHIIAVKHGGETTAENLALSCLSCNRHKGSDFATIDQRTQEIVPLFNPRRLVWDEHFYLENARIEGKTQIGQGTARLLQFNLPNRVLSRQVLISQGQYP, from the coding sequence ATGACTTCTAATTCGATTTCTGTGGAACTCCGTAGGTTAGTTATCCAGAGGGCTTCAGCACGCTGTGAATATTGCCGAATCCATCAAAACTTTTCTATTTATACCCATGAAGTAGACCATATTATTGCCGTCAAACATGGGGGTGAAACTACTGCTGAGAATTTAGCACTTTCATGTTTATCTTGTAACCGTCATAAAGGCTCTGATTTCGCTACTATAGACCAACGTACTCAAGAAATTGTCCCATTGTTTAATCCGCGTCGCCTGGTTTGGGATGAACATTTTTATCTTGAAAATGCCAGGATAGAAGGAAAAACTCAGATTGGTCAAGGGACTGCAAGGTTACTTCAATTTAATCTTCCCAATCGGGTTCTTTCTCGACAAGTGTTGATAAGTCAAGGACAATACCCGTAG
- a CDS encoding glycosyltransferase, which produces MGVIVLGLTLLSLTIWLGLLCFWGQFWRTDQQLETGETQLQSLPAVCAVVPARNEAELIPTSLRSLLLQDYPGSFNVFLVDDRSTDRTANFAEGVAHAVGKPQQLHIISGESLPAGWSGKLWAVEQGIKSASKFAPDYFLLTDADIEHDPANLRRLVAKAVQEDLDLVSVMVRLRCESFWEKLLIPAFVFFFQKLYPFRWVNNPNNATAAAAGGSILIAREALERIGGIQVIRQALIDDCALAQAVKKSGEQGDKETRGINKIPSQGRIWLGLSRLTRSLRPYDSLATIWDMVARTAYTQLNYSPLLLLGTLVGMPLIYLVSPVCLILGAVWGNWAIALTGLLGWLLMTFAYYPTIRFYKCSPWFALSLPAIAFLYTLMTLDSALRHWQGRGGAWKGRVYPSP; this is translated from the coding sequence ATGGGTGTAATTGTATTAGGATTGACGCTGTTATCATTGACAATTTGGTTAGGATTACTGTGTTTTTGGGGACAATTTTGGCGGACAGACCAGCAATTAGAGACGGGAGAAACTCAACTACAATCGTTACCTGCGGTTTGTGCCGTAGTTCCAGCGCGTAACGAAGCTGAGTTAATACCAACCAGCTTGCGATCGCTCCTACTCCAAGATTATCCTGGTTCTTTCAACGTGTTTTTGGTAGATGATCGCAGCACAGACCGGACAGCAAATTTTGCCGAAGGGGTTGCACACGCTGTAGGTAAACCCCAGCAATTGCATATTATCTCAGGCGAATCACTGCCTGCTGGTTGGTCGGGTAAACTTTGGGCAGTTGAGCAAGGTATAAAGAGTGCTAGTAAATTCGCACCTGACTATTTTTTACTGACCGACGCAGATATCGAACACGATCCTGCTAATCTCCGGCGACTCGTTGCGAAGGCTGTTCAAGAAGATTTAGACTTGGTTTCGGTAATGGTGCGACTTAGATGTGAGAGCTTTTGGGAAAAACTTTTGATTCCGGCTTTCGTCTTTTTCTTCCAAAAACTCTATCCTTTTCGCTGGGTTAATAATCCAAACAATGCCACAGCCGCCGCAGCTGGAGGTTCTATTCTGATCGCCCGTGAAGCTTTAGAGCGAATTGGAGGCATTCAAGTGATTCGCCAAGCTTTAATTGACGATTGCGCCCTAGCTCAAGCTGTTAAGAAGAGTGGGGAACAAGGGGACAAGGAGACAAGGGGAATAAACAAAATTCCTAGTCAAGGGCGTATTTGGTTAGGATTGAGTCGCTTGACTCGCAGCCTACGTCCTTATGACTCGCTAGCGACAATTTGGGATATGGTTGCTCGTACTGCCTATACTCAACTAAATTATTCGCCATTACTACTCTTGGGCACTTTGGTGGGAATGCCTTTGATTTATCTAGTTTCACCTGTGTGTCTAATTCTAGGTGCAGTTTGGGGCAATTGGGCGATCGCACTTACGGGTTTATTAGGATGGCTGTTGATGACTTTCGCTTACTACCCGACAATCCGCTTTTATAAATGTTCTCCTTGGTTCGCTTTGAGCTTGCCTGCGATCGCGTTTCTCTATACGCTGATGACTCTAGACTCAGCGCTACGTCACTGGCAAGGGCGCGGAGGCGCTTGGAAAGGAAGAGTTTATCCCAGCCCTTAA
- a CDS encoding DUF6335 family protein — protein sequence MAEKNHNDEIQTNDLPQEITESYGTGVKELPGYNIGGSSIREERREYTETSPELTGGDVDAYWQDADAVGDEAVGGSTATPDKNVTEELEAAVGLEMADSEFLHTNDILEDRDGDRWELDPKSSEDYQERGE from the coding sequence ATGGCAGAAAAAAATCATAATGACGAAATTCAAACCAATGATTTGCCACAGGAAATTACCGAATCCTATGGTACTGGTGTGAAAGAGTTGCCAGGATACAATATTGGTGGTAGCTCAATCAGAGAAGAAAGACGTGAGTATACAGAAACTAGTCCTGAACTCACTGGTGGGGATGTTGATGCTTATTGGCAAGATGCAGATGCAGTTGGGGATGAAGCTGTTGGTGGTAGTACTGCAACTCCCGATAAAAATGTAACTGAGGAGCTAGAAGCCGCAGTAGGGCTAGAAATGGCTGATTCTGAGTTTCTACATACCAATGATATTTTAGAGGATCGTGATGGCGATCGCTGGGAGTTAGATCCAAAGTCTTCTGAAGATTATCAAGAGCGGGGAGAATAA